TCAAGTTTTCTTCAGCACTCACAACATTCTGTCTGAGCCTCTATTTTTTCTCCTCTTCATACATGGTCCATATACTAGCTAGGCTCATCTTCAGAGCATCAGGCCACTCAGGGTCAACCCACTCAACATATCTGCATTTAGGTACCTCCTAACAATTTACACCAAACCAAAAATTCAGTTAACTGCCAGTATTCAGTTctatgcatgatgatgaaacttaAAACATAAAAAATCAGTTAACTACCAGTATTTAGGTCTGTGCATGATGATGAAACTTAAAACATACTACAAATGACTTCCTGTTTAACAGTGCCAAATGCAAAAAAATTACTAACCTTCTGTGCACAAGCTAGAAAACTTCTGCCACTATCAACAGATTCAAATGCCACATGCTTCTCACACAAAGATCCATGCCCACATCTAAAGCTAGGCAGATCTATAGCCAAGCCACTCCAATCCTCATAGAAAATTGTGGCAGGTGGCTAAACAAAAGAGAGACATTTGGAATCAATTGAGAGAGAAACCCTAGCTGAGAAACCCTAGACTGGGTGTTCAATTGAGAGAGCGCACTAACCTTGCTGGTCACAGAGTCATCTTCAGAAGAACTGGAAAGATCATCCCAGGACACCATGGTTGCTGCTAGCTGAAGATGAGAAGAAGGGGATCTGTTGGTGCTATTGGACAGAGGAGAGAAGGGATCTGGTGGTGCACGAAATTGAAGATGAAAGATGAGGAAGAAGGGGATCTGGTGGTGGACCAAAGCTACATGTAGAGTGCAAGTTGCTGGGCGGGTGTTTGCAGCAGGTGCAAGTACATGCTTGCTTTTGAGTTCAGTTGTGTTGAGAAAGGGGGCCTGGGCTGACAGTAATTTGAAAGCAATGAGGTTAAGTACAATTCTGATAGAATTTGAATTAGGTAAACCACTGTCAGAATTAGTTTAACTACACTTCTAACATCAAATACATATGTCAGTAATTTCAAAGCAATTAGGTCAAGCGTTTCAAAGCAATTAGGTCAAGCAGACTTCACATTACTGACATATTATCCATTACAACAAGCATTACAACTAGGACTTCATACTGAGCAAACAAAAGATCTCTACACTGGCATTTTAGTATGCTCAATTTAGAACAAGAGATCTCTTAGAACACCTGCACCTACTCAATTAACAACACTTCACTTCTTCATAATTAAGGTGAAACACATCACACAAAGCACTATAACAAAAGCCATCAGCAGCTTTAGCAGCAACAAAATCTCTCTGCCTAATCCTAAAAGCATAGCAATTTGCTGCTTGGTAGCATACTTATTCTCAATGGAGCTGGCATAATTAGCTCTTCCAGCCATGCCTCTCCCAGCCATGCCCCTTCCAGCTGTGCCTCTGCCTGCCATTGATTCAGTCCTCTGCCTCTCAAGCTCTTCCCTCTtgtcctcagctgcaccaattgcaTCTACAACAACATCACCAACTAGACTCCTTGTTTCAACCAGATGCTCCACATATTCAAGCTCCCAGCGTCAGAAATCACAAGTGACCTGAGAACAAAACATTACAGAGTGAATGAATCAATGGCAACCTAGTTAACCAACTACTGTATTAATCAGTGCAATGACTAGTTAACCAACTGATTTTGCAACCTAAAGACCAATTTAATCAGTGCTTTGCTTCAATACTGAACTGGCATGAATTAGTGAGTTGACACGGCATGAATCAATAAACTAAACTGGCACTTACATTGTGGTTCACGCACTTGTAGAAGATCCATCCATCATGCTCATCGGTGCTAGACCGGTAGAACCTCACCTGCTCGCCGCAATCCGGGCACCCGATTAGTGGTACAGCAATGGAGCGGCCACGAAGTGCAGAGCGGATGGAGCTGGAAGACGACAtgaaggaggaggcagaggaggcggaggagggcgTCGGCAATGGCTGCgacggcggagggcgacggcgtcgacaatggctgcggcggcggcgacagaggcTAGGGTtcagaggagaggaagaggagagcgAGGGGATAAGGAGCAGGCCGACCAGGTGCGACCAGGTGCGCGGTCGGTCGACCAAGTTCATggcgattttgcaaaaaaaaaaaacctgGATGCAGTAGTATTAACCCACGTGAGATCAGGTGGCGGTCAAAGCCTAGCTGGCGGCCGCTGACTCGGCCAAGTCAGCGAATACGTACACGAAATCGTACATACGGACCAAAGTGAACCCTGTACGCAAGTACGTGGACCGTAGTTCGGGTATTTTGAAGTAGTGGTACCAAAGTGTCATCCGGCTCAAGTTTTGTGACCTACAGTGAATTTTTCTCTTTTCAGAATTCGATGATCTGGTTTAACTCTAAACAAACGAATCCTTTAAGAAGTTAAGTCCTTTCGAGGCTTGAGTTAGAGATGCCTTAAGACAGCTCACTCTCGCTGAGCAAAACTCCTCATAATGCTGTGGCCGCGGTCAGTCGCCCGCCTGCATCAACCCACACCACACAGCCATGGCCAACAAACCGGCCACACCTCCAAGCTACCAAGGATGCCAAATTATCCACTTCCTCCCCTCTCACCATGATTATCTCCAAGCCACCACTCCGCCCCTCTTTCCACTCgccctccctcgccgccggcccgctccgccgccaccgccacccccacccccacccccacctcgCCAACAAGCCcttctccgtcgccgtcgccgtcgcggcCTCCCCGTCCGACCTCCTCGCCAGCGTCCAGTCCGTCGCGTCCGCCGCGTCGGTCCTCGCGTCCATCGTGCTCGTCCACGAGTCCGGCCACTTCGTCGCCGCCACCTCCCGGGGCATCCACGTCTCCCAGTTCTCCATCGGCTTCGGCCCCGCCCTCGCCAGCTTCCGCCTCGGCGCCGTCGAGTACGCGCTCCGGGCCATCCCGCTCGGCGGCTACGTCGGCTTCCCCGACGACGACCCCGAGTCCGGCTTCGCGCCCGACGACCCCGACCTCCTCCGCAACCGCCCCGTCCCGGACCGCCTCCTCGTCGTCTCCGCGGGGGTCATCGCCAACCTCATCTTCGCCTTCCTCATCATCTACGCCCAGGCGGTCACCGTCGGCGTCCCCGTCCAGGCGCTGCTCTCCGGCGTCCTCGTCCCCGACGTCGTGCCCGGCTCCGCCGCCGCGCGCTCCGGGCTGCTCGCCGGCGATGTCATCCTCGCCGTCCCCGGCGCCGCGCCGGACCCGTCCGTGCCGGCCCTGGTCGACCTCATCAAATCCAGCCCCAACAAGAAGGTCCTCCTCAAGGTGTCAAGAGCCGGGCCTGCGGCCGGGGACAAGCCGCAGTTCCTCGACCTCACCGTCGTGCCGGACACGAGCGTCGACGGGACGGGGCGCATCGGCGTGCAGCTGTCGCCCAACTACCGGGCCACGCGCGTGCACCCAAGGAACGCGTCCGAGGCCACCGTCCTCGCCGTGCGCGAGTTCAGGGCGCTGGGCGGGGCCGTGCTCGACGGGCTCCGGCAGACGTTCCTCAACTTCTCGCAGACGGCGGAGAAGGTGTCGGGCCCGGTCGCCATAATCGCCGTCGGCGCGGAGGTGGCGAGGTCGAGCGCCGACGGGCTGTTCCAGTTCGCGGCGATCATCAACCTCAACCTCGCGGCGATCAACCTGCTGCCGCTGCCGGCGTTGGACGGCGGGACGCTGGCGCTGATCCTTCTGGAGGCGGCCCGCGGCGGGCAGAAGATCCCCCGTGAGATCGAGCGGAGGATAATGTCGTCGGGGATATTGCTGGTGCTCATGGTCAGCATGTTCCTCATCGTGCGCGACACGCTCAATCTAGACTTCATCAAACAGAATATGTAGATTCTTTTAAGTCCCAGAGAACATTTTGCAGTAAATCTGTTCCTGTTTGTAAGACGAAGCCATGCATGTATGTATCTCTTGCACAAATTCTTACAAAAAGCAACGGAGATAGTAGAACCGATTTGCAACCATGTACACTCTGCCTCAAGCCATACTCTGCTTCCAGTCAGATTGCATATGTGGTAGGAACGAAGGTTTTAGACGACTGAAATTGCCTAATTCTGGTTCAATTTGCGAAACAAATTTGCTAGATTATCACTACTATTCTCTCAAAACATATGAAAAAGAAAACAAGCACCGAGCTGCACAACACTCAGCACCCCAAACAAGCCTGAAAAGAAAAGCCTACATCTGACTCCACAGATGCCTGATACTGATAATACCGGAACCTGATGACTCCAGTACACAATGCTTCAAGTTGCTGCTCTATAACTCTGGACGTCAGGATTTCATCTCCCAGCGGCATCAATATCAGAACTGGAGGCATTCGTCGTATCTGAGCCAACATTAAGAAAAATACCAGGTGCTTTTAGCAATATAGTCTTATTATTACAAAGATGCCAAGAAATGCAATCAATTGGGAAGGGCAATAAAATAGAAAAGGCAAGGGGTTCAAGAGAATTACTAGAAAAGGAGAAAATCGCAAGTTGCTGCTCTATGTTATTACATAAGCTCGAAGTTGCTGCTCTATGCTCGAAGTTGCTGCTCTATAACTCGCAAGTTACAAGGCAAAACAACTTCAAAGCAAATAGCTAATACAAGCCAAAATCCAGCATGATAGCTTCTTTGCTTTATTCTTACGATAGTCTCAAAATAATGACGAGCATATCCCAAAGATGAGAAACATATACTTCTTGATCTCCCAAGTGCCACAGGTTTTCAACTGCATGGATAACAGCTTGCTAAAATAATTATAATAACATAGCACACTACTAATACCTGCATAAGGAAAGCCTGATGATTCCAGTACATAATGCTCCAAGTTACTGCTCTATAACTCAGACGTCAAGGTTTTATCTCCCAGCGGCATCAATATCAGAACTGGAGGCGTTCGTCACATCTGAATCAGAACTGGAGGCATTCGTCATATCTGAACCAACATGAAGAAAAATACTGGGTGTGTTGAGAAATACAATCTTTTTACAAAGATACTAAGAAATGCAATCAATTGGGAATGACAATGACCATACAAGCATGCAAGTTACAAGGCAAAATAATTAACTTCAAAGAAAGTAGCTAATACAAGCCTAAATCCAGCATAATAGAACATTATGGTCCTGCTTTGCTTTCTTCTTACGATAGTCTCAGTATAATGACGAGTATATCCCCAAGATGAGAAACATATACTTCTCGATGTCCTAAGTTCCACAGCTTTTCAATTGCATGGATAACAGCTTGCTGAAACAATTATACTGACATAGCACACTAGTAATACCGGCATAATATATAAATATGACACAGTCCTATAGTGTAACgctcacgatgcggctatatctcccacgtgtcgaagcatgacttagaggcataactgcattgtaagcaatgtcgcaagtgaggtaatcttcacacaacccatgtaatacataagggaaaaagatacatagttgacttacaatcgccacttcacacaattgcatgaataaaacattacattcatacagatacactcaaggtccgactacggaaccaaaataaaagaagactacccaaatgctacacagatccccgatcgtcccaactgggctccatacTGATCGACTGAaaggaaacaacacaaaggacaaaatcttcatcgagctcctccttgagctcggttgcgtcacctgcacaatatcatcggcacctgcaaactgctTTTTGGAAGTAcccgtgagtcacaaggactcagcaatctcacaccctcgcgatcaagactatttaagcttataggtagggtaaaaggtatcaggtggagctgcaacaagcgactagcatatatggtggctaacatacgcaaatgagagcgagaagagaaggcaaaagcacgtcaaacattactccaacaccgtgttcactttccggactccgccgagaagagaccatcacggttacacacgcggttgatgcattttatttaagataagtttcaggttttgtacaaccgggcattaacaaattcccatctgcccataaccgcgggcatgactttcgaaagttcaaatccctgcaggggtgtcccaacttagcccatcacaagctctcacggtcaacgaaggatattccttctcccaggaagacccgatcaggctcggaatcccggttacaagacatttcgacaatggtaaaacaagaccagcaagaccacccgctgtgccgacaaatctcgataggagctgcacatatctcgttctcagggcacacaggataagctaagcgtacgggagccaacgtaacccaagttgccaagggacggccccgcacggtgctctgggttggaccaacacttagagaagcactggcctggggggggggggttaaaataaagatgacccttgggctggccgacccaagggaaaaagaggctatgtggaaaatggtaaaaccaatgttgggccttgctgtaggagttttattcaaggcgaactgtcaaggggttccttttataacccaaccgtgtaaggaacgcaaaatcaaggaacataacaccggtatgacagaaactagggcgacaagagtggaacaaaacaccaggcataaggccgagccttccaccctttaccaagtatatagatgtattaattaaattagagatatcccaacaaaataaccatgttccaaacatggaacaagctccaatcttcacctgcaactaacaacgctataagaggggctgagcaaagcggtaacatagccaaacaatggtttgctaggacaagctgggttagaggtttggcttagcaatatgggaggcatgataagcaagtggtaggtatcgtagcataggcatatcaaaagagcgagtatctagcaagcaaagatagaagtgatttcgagggtatggtcatcttgcctgaaatcccgcaaggaagaagaacgagtccatgaagaagacaaacggacgtagtcgaacgaatcctcacaacgcagagttaacggaaccaaccctaagaagcaacatcggaaagaagcaaaccacATAGTAAAACATCCACCACATAAACATTGCATGAttcacaaccaagtatgatgcatgtccggtttaaagattcatgacatggcaaagtgcacaagcaaaactacaagttaagtggagctcaatatgcaacgagttgcatattgacgaaacaccacaacaagttatttagttcgatctcgtttatgtacccaacaatattaaatgttgattaacatggcaagaggtgaagcaaagtaaaagtacctatctagtcaagtttaaatgatgccgaaaacaacgaacaacaattccggaaaatcctcatatgcatatactaggtttggtactgttctgccctataccatattttatagttgttaaacatgcaaagtgatacCACCAAGTTAAGCTAtccatttttctaccccatttacatataaagtttgttaggtttggagctacggttatttagttatgaattaaagcattttagcatgacataggagcaaatttaaacaaacaacattttaaacatagatgaaaatgacatattatgaaactagacacaattttaagcatttttcatatataaagtttttacatgtgatgcttagttattaagttattatatgcatgagctatgaggggttttctgcaaaacagcaTTCCCTAGAAAATTAAGCAAATCCCAGAGCCTAAAAAAAATACTCTGGGCCGAAACAGCTGGCCCAACaacaggaagaaagaaagaaaagaaaggtggGACGCTggggagctgctcacatcgggctTGACTGGGTCGGCTTGGATCTGGAAGGGAGCAGGCCGGGCCTTAGGCGCTGCGGCTGGAGAGGCGTTGGGCCTACGCGCGGTGCTGGATGGGAGGTTGGGCTTCCGACGGGGTGAGGTTGGTCCACGCGCTGACCCACGGTCAACACGACCACGAGAGCGAGCGAGCGGGAGGTTTGGCACTGCGTGCGTCTCCAGGAAGAACAGGGTCACGGCACCGTTGCTGCAGGGATGCAGGCGAGATGGAGGGAGGCAGACGACACGGATCCGGCGGGGACATGCTGGAACTGGCCGGATCCAGAAGTGGGGGTGACAAACGGGCGGTGGCCATGGCAGTTGAGGTCAACGAGAGGCGCGGCCATGGCTTCAGGCTCCATGGTTCCTGCAGGGGACTCAGGAATGGCGGCAGACTTGGCGCGACACAGAATCTTGGTGGAGGACGACGAGCGGCGCTGGGCATTCGAATCCACGGGATCGAGACGAGGCAAGGGTCTCGTCCTCGTCCCCGAGTTCTTACAGGAATAGGGGAGGCGGAGGCGGGATGCAAGGGAGCGGCGGCGGTGAACTTGGCGCTCGGGGTGACCTCCGACGACGCGTGGACGGCTGGGATGGATGACGGGGCACGAATCCGGTCCCCGGAGNNNNNNNNNNNNNNNNNNNNNNNNNNNNNNNNNNNNNNNNNNNNNNNNNNNNNNNNNNNNNNNNNNNNNNNNNNNNNNNNNNNNNNNNNNNNNNNNNNNNNNNNNNNNNNNNNNNNNNNNNNNNNNNNNNNNNNNNNNNNNNNNNNNNNNNNNNNNNNNNNNNNNNNNNNNNNNNNNNNNNNNNNNNNNNNNNNNNNNNNNNNNNNNNNNNNNNNNNNNNNNNNNNNNNNNNNNNNNNNNNNNNNNNNNNNNNNNNNNNNNNNNNNNNNNNNNNNNNNNNNNNNNNNNNNNNNNNNNNNNNNNNNNCGCCATGGCGGTCTCCTGTTGCTGCGTGTTACAGAGAGAGATGGAGATCTTAGAGacagggagaagaagaaaagagagatgGACAGAGTAGGGAGTAGGGCGCAACAGAGGCGGTGGTGCTCATCTCAGAtgaagctcgtcggcggcgacgcaAGGTGGAGGAGGCGGGTGAGCTCTGCTGTCCTCGGGGAGAACAAGCGGAGGCGCGGGAGTCTGGCTCCATGGAGGTGCTCGAAGCAGGGGATCCAGGGGCGCGGTCCCGTTGGAGCTCGAGGAAGGCAGTGGATCGATGGATTGGCTGTAGGTAAATCAGGAGGAGAGGTGGAGGCTGCCAGTTGGGTGGATGGGCAACACGAGGTGGATCTAGGAAGATCCCGAGGGGaatggtgagtgggtggcggcggtgccatgggacaagggggaggatttttagggttaggctaGAGTTTGATCTATATATAGCAAAAAGGTTAAGTTTAGGGGCATTTGGACCCTCTGATCCTAATCGGACGGTCtcggataaataggctagggagatcaaataagaaaacggagacgttttgtagatgttaggggatgatccggacctaACGGTGATGACCGTCCGAGTCGGGTTCGGGTgagtttcggacacgcgcgaggggatgatgcactgtgcaaagaggggtaggctggCCTGGCGGTCGGTAGTGAAATGTGTAGAGaggcttgggctgagaggagaggaaagaaggcaacccggcaaccgtttctggagaccgaaaacgtctgacgtttgaccggctatactgccgctatagttattcgttgggtcatcaaacggactccgaacgcgatgaaatttggaaggcggcctactgacaacaaaacaacaccgcacgccaactttcaacccattccaagaacatttttcggccacttatcaaataatatttcggacatgccgcgggcgcgtgcaagtgtgtgtgGGATCAGAACGAACAACGAAGAGAACTGGGGGAAcctggacgaatgcaagttttgaaaacatgacgatgcaatgcggatgatgacatggcaagatgcaacatgcaagcaaatgacaaggcaacaatagcgaataactggaagacacctggcacatcggtctcggggcgtcacaacactccaccactatgagaggatcttgtcccgagatctagaatggcactggagggaaaacggaagagaaagagaagaggtaaaactaagttgcttctttgacaaatgagtgaaaccaaaggacCTTGCGAGGTTAAAccaattcgagaaaagaatacatcGGAGATAAacgaaattgaaaaacacttcgttaggaaaaaggaacaaggatcattactagaaccttgtaggttgaaagacataagaataaAGGTTGCAATGAACAAGAAGCACATGCAAGCACTCTGGTTGAAAGAAGAAGCACAcagaacgataaagatcaattacgagaACACTCTGGTTAAaataagatagagaaggaataagactgatgtaatttggacagcactccgactataaatggaaggaatCGAACATGATCTTGGGAAGATTTggtgatacttgatgaaatcaacaacacattacctccggaactattgaaataatggcacaatgggtaagaacgatttcaggcggcactctggttgagaagggaggcaaaacttgatagaaTGGGAATAACTCGAAAAGCGGGCATGGCAccctggttaaatggataagcaaaggaaagaaacatgatcttcacaacttgagatgaagagagaagagagaaaacatcacaatgccttcggaagaaaataatagaagatagatcattggaataaaagaattgagaagaaaatgccaacttctgccccaattgagcttgaaaaggcatctttaggagaaaggtcgaacggagttgttggattatcaacaacgaaaaagAGTAAACTTGTTGTGGTcctatggaaaacatctcaaaactatgaggtgaaattccgccactaacggaaatgatagattggattgatatcaacaaggagacgagaacttatttcaccgggcagataaatgaagaacttgggtcatttatgagcaccataaatagcaacaatccttagagaAAGCTTTAGGAGAAATACAatataactccaacgaagagattggtggatttaaaatatctcattcttgacaacatgtggaCCATGAAACACACagaaattgtcaaaaatgacataataccacctcaaaataTAAGATAGATCGAATTGGACTTtgagatgcaagatgaagaatgcttgagctcctctgaaaagaatgttgatgaacacttcgagaaggaattaaatccttgatgaaccatcatgtagcaccttcatgaagaactctgttaaacaaaagaatgatcaaacggaaggaaagagaagttgaaaacacaaggtgaatccttgtaccgatttagatgaatctccgtggtgaaatagttgagaaaggttggaactccgggaaaaagagaagatgaaacaattgaaatcaggaatttgatgagcctccggaatagggaattgagttcacttgacgaaacaagaataagaattacattatgcttatccttcatcaattttaattgatgacaagcaacgaatttgacatactacttattttcgtagagagatatcgataacttgataaggtcttcaacgaaacaccggtaggattgaaacaacgaatgaattgatatgatcaccaaggaagagaatcttgagcaaaccaccataagaattgaaaacgatCAAAGGAAGATATCGAAGCACCGGGAAGAATTAACAAATGAACGAAGATGTTTGAGAGAATTTAGgtgcaagtgaacgaagagatcatgaactgactagagaatacttgagcgatgcaccggtaagtttttgagaacgagagctgaaagctggaatgaataattatgagctGATAGGCTCCGGAGAATCgaactaaaaagactcctgaattgctccggataggtggaaagaattctcacaattgaaaacaattatgagagaatgGCAATAAGCtggaaccatgaatcttgaagagaaaggagcaagatttagagggcaaaaactcttcttcggtcttcaaagtctgaaaaatgacgacgagaaacaccaccatgaattgttgagatactccaggatgacgaatagaaaggttgaaccaacgatttaaagaatttgaaagatcttggagaaatgcAAATGagtgatgataattcattcttacgtcaaacttggaaaagaattagAGAGTAACTctgggaaaaattagaagagtcaggtaagatcctgggaaaagacctgtgggttagggcccactcaaaagaaacaccgttgaaaaggtcgCTTGGAAGATAGATTTCAccagttgaattaaaaggcttgaatgagataacaacctcagaATAGGTTatacgaatgtagagtggaaacacaaatcttcgagatatcttcagcactccggaacaaatgaatagcgagaag
The window above is part of the Triticum aestivum cultivar Chinese Spring chromosome 2A, IWGSC CS RefSeq v2.1, whole genome shotgun sequence genome. Proteins encoded here:
- the LOC123187608 gene encoding membrane metalloprotease ARASP, chloroplastic-like, giving the protein MIISKPPLRPSFHSPSLAAGPLRRHRHPHPHPHLANKPFSVAVAVAASPSDLLASVQSVASAASVLASIVLVHESGHFVAATSRGIHVSQFSIGFGPALASFRLGAVEYALRAIPLGGYVGFPDDDPESGFAPDDPDLLRNRPVPDRLLVVSAGVIANLIFAFLIIYAQAVTVGVPVQALLSGVLVPDVVPGSAAARSGLLAGDVILAVPGAAPDPSVPALVDLIKSSPNKKVLLKVSRAGPAAGDKPQFLDLTVVPDTSVDGTGRIGVQLSPNYRATRVHPRNASEATVLAVREFRALGGAVLDGLRQTFLNFSQTAEKVSGPVAIIAVGAEVARSSADGLFQFAAIINLNLAAINLLPLPALDGGTLALILLEAARGGQKIPREIERRIMSSGILLVLMVSMFLIVRDTLNLDFIKQNM